A genomic window from Montipora capricornis isolate CH-2021 chromosome 8, ASM3666992v2, whole genome shotgun sequence includes:
- the LOC138060188 gene encoding uncharacterized protein isoform X1: MDGLSSLKVVVLPDLDDKVLSVDKKFFFPASTSVSCRSTYASAVLFDKQTSNGERIDSRKLTEEPKNANNKKQFSCPSIIDFNTLKFYQEIKPVHKPKRIFNGFFPSRVRSINAGLPCAYKEIHNVREVTLEELVPNPNTPPCRDGAVLSRTATNCSLRSEPITFPNESDPRLSPRLPSKQDTRRGVYSLRNSSPSPWVGRYKLKKKCISASSYVELKNKTSTPGKQPVRGFSS; this comes from the exons ATGGACGGCTTGTCATCTTTGAAAGTTGTAGTTTTACCGGACCTCGACGACAAAGTTCTTTCTGTAGACAAGAAATTCTTCTTCCCGGCATCTACAAGTGTGTCATGCAGGTCAACATATGCATCCGCGGTGCtttttgacaaacaaacaagtaatGGCGAACGAATTGATTCAAGAAAGCTAACGGAGGAGCCCAAAAATGCGAATAACAAGAAACAATTTAGCTGCCCAAGTATCATCGATTTTAACACGCTCAAGTTCTACCAAGAAATTAAACCTGTTCATAAGCCGAAGAGAATCTTCAACGGGTTTTTTCCATCGCGAGTCCGGTCCATAAATGCAGGATTACCTTGTGCTTATAAGGAAATACACAATGTACGT GAGGTTACTCTCGAAGAGTTAGTTCCAAATCCCAACACACCACCTTGCCGAGACGGAGCAGTGCTCTCCCGAACCGCTACAAACTGCAGCTTGCGATCTGAGCCGATCACATTTCCGAACGAATCAGACCCCCGACTGTCCCCTCGACTTCCGTCAAAACAAGACACAAGAAGGGGAGTGTACTCGCTGAGAAACAGTTCCCCGTCCCCCTGGGTTGGCAGgtacaaactgaaaaagaagtGTATTTCCGCGTCGAGTTACGTGGAACTGAAAAACAAGACTTCGACGCCAGGAAAACAACCTGTTCGTGGATTTTCTAGCTAA
- the LOC138060188 gene encoding uncharacterized protein isoform X2 encodes MDGLSSLKVVVLPDLDDKVLSVDKKFFFPASTSVSCRSTYASAVLFDKQTSNGERIDSRKLTEEPKNANNKKQFSCPSIIDFNTLKFYQEIKPVHKPKRIFNGFFPSRVRSINAGLPCAYKEIHNEVTLEELVPNPNTPPCRDGAVLSRTATNCSLRSEPITFPNESDPRLSPRLPSKQDTRRGVYSLRNSSPSPWVGRYKLKKKCISASSYVELKNKTSTPGKQPVRGFSS; translated from the exons ATGGACGGCTTGTCATCTTTGAAAGTTGTAGTTTTACCGGACCTCGACGACAAAGTTCTTTCTGTAGACAAGAAATTCTTCTTCCCGGCATCTACAAGTGTGTCATGCAGGTCAACATATGCATCCGCGGTGCtttttgacaaacaaacaagtaatGGCGAACGAATTGATTCAAGAAAGCTAACGGAGGAGCCCAAAAATGCGAATAACAAGAAACAATTTAGCTGCCCAAGTATCATCGATTTTAACACGCTCAAGTTCTACCAAGAAATTAAACCTGTTCATAAGCCGAAGAGAATCTTCAACGGGTTTTTTCCATCGCGAGTCCGGTCCATAAATGCAGGATTACCTTGTGCTTATAAGGAAATACACAAT GAGGTTACTCTCGAAGAGTTAGTTCCAAATCCCAACACACCACCTTGCCGAGACGGAGCAGTGCTCTCCCGAACCGCTACAAACTGCAGCTTGCGATCTGAGCCGATCACATTTCCGAACGAATCAGACCCCCGACTGTCCCCTCGACTTCCGTCAAAACAAGACACAAGAAGGGGAGTGTACTCGCTGAGAAACAGTTCCCCGTCCCCCTGGGTTGGCAGgtacaaactgaaaaagaagtGTATTTCCGCGTCGAGTTACGTGGAACTGAAAAACAAGACTTCGACGCCAGGAAAACAACCTGTTCGTGGATTTTCTAGCTAA